A portion of the bacterium genome contains these proteins:
- a CDS encoding AMP-binding protein, with product MRTSTRKNNKNKIKLTTPKQFSVFFDEKAESIIELWESYSVEYADVKVVIDKYSGYEFTYKEFYEKIKFFSYGLQSLGLKKGEHVSLFSENTAKWILSDQAILFAGAVDAVRGAASPDEELKYILEHSDSVGLIAENISVISRLKDNLINLELKFVVCLSDEDISSFITEKIPVYRLDEVIEIGKTSLHNPIKIKKDDLATLIYTSGTTGSPKAVMLTHGNFLYQIKALLSRIKFVKGHVSLSVLPTWHAYQRTGEYCILASGGTLAYTNLLNLKDDIKIFKPDCFFSVPRLWEAFYTGITAGIEKQSLSKKNFIKSCLKISKMYIKFKRLAENADIYNHNASLVSRLNALFISALLRPIHNFADKSLYHKIRSVFGGNLYQGITGGGAIARHLDDFYEIIGINLLNAYGLTETSPGIAANSLEENLRGSVGRPLDETELKIVDPETLIPVKNNETGVVLVRGPQVMSGYYKNPEETDKILSKDGWINTGDLGWITRNGELVLSGRAKDIIVLSNGENIEPQPIEEACLKSPFIDQIMLVGQDKDSLGALVIPNEESIKLWFENRNIKDHESSEITKKPEVKKLFKQVLTECVKSRPHYRPFEKIQYFKILNEPFTIENGLMTQTMKLRKNEIQKRYESLIQEMFE from the coding sequence ATGCGTACATCAACAAGAAAAAATAATAAAAATAAAATAAAATTAACCACTCCAAAACAATTTTCAGTTTTTTTTGATGAAAAAGCAGAATCTATAATAGAGTTATGGGAGTCTTATTCTGTAGAATATGCTGATGTTAAAGTGGTTATAGATAAATATTCCGGTTATGAATTTACTTATAAAGAATTTTACGAAAAAATAAAGTTTTTTTCCTATGGATTACAATCTTTGGGTTTAAAAAAGGGTGAACATGTTTCTCTTTTTTCGGAAAATACAGCTAAGTGGATACTTTCCGATCAGGCGATTTTATTTGCCGGTGCTGTTGATGCTGTAAGAGGTGCTGCTTCTCCTGATGAAGAACTTAAATATATTTTAGAACACAGTGATAGTGTAGGTTTAATTGCTGAAAATATTTCCGTAATCTCCAGATTAAAAGATAATCTGATAAATTTAGAATTAAAATTTGTTGTTTGCCTTTCAGATGAAGATATTTCCAGTTTTATTACAGAAAAAATTCCTGTTTATAGGCTTGATGAGGTTATAGAAATCGGAAAAACTTCTTTGCATAATCCTATTAAAATCAAAAAAGATGATCTTGCTACACTTATTTATACTTCAGGAACAACAGGCAGCCCTAAGGCAGTAATGTTAACGCATGGTAATTTTTTATACCAGATAAAAGCTCTTTTATCTCGTATAAAATTTGTAAAAGGACATGTTTCTCTTTCTGTTTTACCGACATGGCATGCTTATCAAAGAACGGGCGAATATTGTATTCTCGCCAGCGGAGGGACTCTTGCTTATACAAATTTGCTTAATCTTAAAGATGATATAAAAATATTCAAACCTGATTGTTTCTTTTCTGTACCAAGATTATGGGAGGCTTTTTATACAGGAATAACCGCAGGAATTGAAAAACAGTCTCTATCGAAGAAAAACTTTATAAAATCTTGTTTAAAAATTAGCAAAATGTACATCAAATTTAAGAGACTGGCTGAAAATGCCGACATTTACAATCACAATGCCTCTTTGGTTTCGAGATTAAATGCTTTATTTATTTCTGCTTTGCTTCGTCCTATCCATAATTTTGCTGACAAATCCCTTTACCATAAAATCAGGTCTGTCTTCGGAGGTAATTTGTATCAGGGAATAACCGGCGGCGGTGCAATTGCGCGACATCTTGATGATTTTTATGAAATCATAGGAATAAATCTTTTAAATGCGTACGGTTTAACTGAAACAAGCCCCGGAATAGCAGCAAATTCGCTGGAAGAAAACCTAAGAGGCTCTGTAGGAAGACCGCTTGATGAAACAGAATTAAAAATCGTTGACCCTGAAACACTTATCCCTGTGAAAAATAACGAAACAGGTGTTGTATTGGTCAGAGGTCCGCAAGTAATGAGCGGATATTACAAAAACCCCGAGGAAACTGATAAAATTTTATCTAAGGACGGTTGGATAAATACGGGAGATCTGGGCTGGATTACTCGAAACGGTGAGCTTGTACTCTCAGGAAGGGCTAAAGATATAATAGTATTGTCTAACGGAGAAAATATAGAGCCGCAACCTATAGAAGAAGCTTGTCTGAAAAGCCCTTTTATCGACCAGATTATGCTTGTAGGGCAAGATAAAGATTCTTTGGGTGCTTTAGTTATTCCTAACGAAGAATCAATAAAATTATGGTTTGAAAACCGCAATATCAAAGATCATGAATCTTCTGAAATAACGAAAAAGCCTGAAGTTAAAAAACTTTTTAAACAAGTTTTGACGGAATGCGTTAAATCAAGACCGCATTACAGACCTTTTGAGAAAATACAATATTTTAAGATACTTAATGAGCCTTTTACTATTGAAAACGGTTTAATGACGCAGACAATGAAACTTCGTAAAAATGAAATTCAGAAGCGTTATGAAAGTTTAATTCAAGAAATGTTCGAGTGA
- a CDS encoding acylneuraminate cytidylyltransferase family protein, with product MKILGIIPARGGSKRTPRKNIKMIAGKPLIAHTIEAGLKSKLINRVVVSTEDAEIAQVAMDYGAEVVERPYELAIDTAKTAPVMINVLEKLELTGYVPDIVVILQPTCPTRDEKLIDAALTQLINSDKDSIFGGSLLRKNMPLWKKGFDGQNTAIYDYHFRPRTQERHLMEDIYHETGAFYAIRIDALRETGDFLGENVGIFEMEASVDIDTPEDFARAEKILLEKQLTAN from the coding sequence ATGAAAATACTCGGAATAATTCCTGCCAGAGGCGGATCAAAAAGAACTCCAAGAAAAAATATAAAAATGATAGCCGGAAAACCTCTTATTGCGCATACAATAGAAGCAGGTTTGAAATCAAAACTTATTAACAGGGTGGTTGTTTCAACAGAAGATGCTGAAATTGCACAAGTAGCAATGGATTATGGGGCGGAAGTTGTTGAAAGACCTTATGAGCTTGCTATTGATACTGCAAAAACTGCTCCGGTAATGATAAATGTGCTTGAAAAACTTGAACTTACCGGATATGTTCCTGATATTGTCGTTATATTGCAGCCAACTTGCCCGACAAGAGATGAAAAACTAATTGATGCGGCACTTACACAATTAATAAACTCTGATAAGGATTCTATTTTTGGCGGATCTCTTTTAAGAAAAAATATGCCTCTGTGGAAAAAAGGTTTTGACGGTCAAAATACAGCTATTTATGATTATCACTTTAGACCAAGAACCCAGGAGCGTCATCTTATGGAAGATATATACCATGAAACAGGGGCTTTTTACGCTATAAGAATAGATGCTTTAAGAGAAACAGGGGATTTCCTTGGTGAAAATGTCGGTATCTTTGAAATGGAAGCATCTGTAGATATTGATACCCCTGAAGATTTTGCCAGAGCAGAAAAAATATTGCTTGAAAAGCAATTAACAGCGAATTAA
- the fusA gene encoding elongation factor G, whose translation MAETSEIRNVGLIGHVGTGKTSLADAILFNAGQNTRLGKVDTETSLMDYEPEEIKRKTTISSAIANFSWKNRQINLIDTPGSANYIADSKNCMQGIDSALLVLDGIDGIKIQSEKLIKQARELDLPITVFINKLEREHSNYKNVIANLEKSFQAKPVLIQMPIGEEASFKGIVDLLEEKAYVFEQNENGKFLTQDIPADLKAETDSLREKSLESIVECDDEILEKYLEGQTLTPDEIKKALKSGIKNCQITPVLFGSALKNIGIAQVLDFINNYLPSPSDRGEIKALNQDESEITIKPSSSEPLAALAFKTVIDPYAGQLTIIRVFSGKISPDSVIYNATKKSKERIGQILHLVGKKHEPVHQALAGDIIAIPKLKETHTGDTISDEKKSVTIPAVKMPAPVISFAIKSKNKGDEEKIYAGLKKLMEEDPTLHLSRDAQTKEMILSGMGQVHLDVAIEKLKRKFGTEVLLEAPKIPYKETISGSTKVQGKYKKQSGGKGQYGDCWIELHPLKKGKGFEFVDNIVGGSIPRQYIPAVENGIREAMNEGVLAGCPAVDIQVVLYDGSYHPVDSSEMAFKVAGSMAFKKGYMLANPVLLEPVMHVEITVPEQNVGDVMGDLNSRRGRMLGIDTEGHTQTVKAEIPMSEMLQYAAVLNSMTSGAGMFAMEFSHYEEVPAHLSQKIIEQNKKEHKEED comes from the coding sequence ATGGCTGAAACATCAGAAATCAGGAATGTTGGTTTAATTGGGCATGTCGGAACGGGAAAAACTTCTCTTGCTGATGCAATTTTGTTTAACGCGGGTCAAAATACAAGACTCGGAAAAGTCGATACAGAAACGTCCCTTATGGACTATGAACCCGAAGAAATAAAAAGAAAAACAACCATAAGCTCTGCAATAGCAAATTTTTCGTGGAAAAATAGGCAAATAAATCTTATAGACACTCCGGGCTCGGCAAATTATATTGCTGATTCCAAAAACTGCATGCAAGGAATCGATTCCGCGCTCCTTGTTCTGGACGGTATAGACGGAATAAAAATTCAGTCCGAAAAACTTATAAAACAGGCGAGAGAACTGGATTTGCCAATTACTGTGTTTATAAATAAGCTTGAAAGAGAACACTCCAATTATAAAAACGTAATTGCCAATCTTGAAAAATCTTTTCAGGCAAAACCTGTTTTAATTCAAATGCCCATAGGAGAAGAAGCTTCTTTCAAAGGTATTGTGGATTTATTGGAAGAAAAAGCTTATGTTTTTGAACAAAATGAAAACGGTAAGTTTTTAACTCAGGATATTCCTGCTGATTTAAAAGCGGAAACTGATTCTTTAAGAGAAAAATCTCTTGAATCAATAGTGGAATGTGATGATGAAATTCTTGAAAAATATCTGGAAGGTCAAACATTAACTCCTGATGAAATAAAAAAAGCTCTTAAATCAGGAATTAAAAACTGTCAAATTACTCCCGTTCTCTTTGGATCGGCGTTAAAAAATATCGGGATAGCTCAAGTCCTTGATTTTATTAATAATTATTTACCTTCCCCTTCTGATAGGGGCGAAATAAAGGCATTAAATCAGGATGAATCAGAAATAACAATTAAACCCTCATCATCAGAACCTCTTGCTGCTTTAGCCTTCAAGACCGTAATTGATCCTTACGCAGGTCAACTCACTATAATCAGGGTGTTTTCAGGAAAAATATCACCTGATTCAGTAATTTATAATGCTACAAAAAAATCAAAAGAGAGAATCGGGCAAATTCTCCACCTTGTCGGCAAAAAGCATGAACCTGTTCACCAGGCTTTAGCGGGGGACATAATTGCAATTCCCAAGCTGAAAGAAACACATACAGGGGATACCATTAGTGATGAAAAAAAATCCGTAACCATCCCTGCTGTTAAAATGCCTGCCCCTGTTATATCTTTTGCTATTAAGTCAAAAAATAAAGGCGATGAAGAAAAAATATATGCGGGTTTAAAAAAACTTATGGAGGAAGATCCGACTCTTCATTTAAGCAGGGATGCCCAAACAAAAGAAATGATTTTATCAGGCATGGGACAGGTGCATCTTGATGTTGCAATTGAAAAATTAAAAAGAAAATTCGGCACGGAAGTACTGCTTGAAGCGCCTAAAATTCCTTATAAAGAAACAATTTCCGGGAGTACAAAAGTACAGGGCAAGTATAAAAAACAATCCGGTGGAAAAGGTCAGTATGGCGACTGCTGGATAGAACTTCATCCGCTTAAAAAAGGTAAGGGCTTTGAGTTTGTCGATAATATTGTTGGAGGATCGATTCCGAGACAATATATTCCTGCTGTAGAAAACGGTATAAGAGAAGCTATGAATGAAGGCGTTCTTGCAGGATGTCCCGCAGTGGATATACAGGTAGTACTTTATGACGGAAGCTATCATCCTGTTGATTCTTCAGAAATGGCATTTAAAGTAGCCGGTTCAATGGCTTTCAAAAAAGGCTATATGCTGGCAAATCCTGTATTGCTTGAGCCTGTAATGCATGTTGAAATCACAGTTCCCGAACAAAATGTCGGAGACGTTATGGGTGATTTGAACAGCAGAAGAGGAAGGATGCTTGGAATTGATACAGAAGGTCATACACAAACTGTCAAAGCAGAGATTCCAATGTCTGAAATGCTTCAATATGCCGCAGTATTAAATTCAATGACGAGCGGTGCAGGAATGTTTGCAATGGAATTTTCTCATTATGAAGAAGTTCCTGCGCATTTATCTCAAAAAATTATTGAACAAAATAAAAAAGAACATAAAGAAGAAGATTAA